The Rhodococcus rhodochrous DNA window CAAGGATCTGGTCACCTTCCGTAACCCCACGAGCTCGTACAGTTTCTTCTCCTACCTGCACGACCGTGGCCGTCTCGTGGACTTCGTCAACCACCAGACGTTCTTCCCCACACGTCACGAGTTCCAGGACTACCTGCAGTGGGCGGCCACGCGCGTCGATGCCGACGTCCGCTACGGAACCGAGGTCGTCTCGGTCGAGACCGTCCGCAACCACAACGGGGTTGCCGACCTGTTCGCCGTGCGGACCGCCGACGGCGCCGTCGTGTACGCGCACAGCGTCGTGGTCGGAGTCGGACTGCGTGCCCGGCTCCCGAAGTGGGCGACCGAGTCCGCCCGCTGCTTCCACAACCACCACTTCCTCTTCCACATCGAGGACATGCCGGAGCCGCAGCACCAGCGCTTCGTGGTGGTCGGTGCGGGGCAGAGCGCTGCCGAGGTCGTGCAGTACCTCCACACGCACTACCCGCAGGCCGAGGTCCACAACGTCTTCAACCGCTTCGGGTACAGCCCCGCCGACGACAGCCCGTACGCGAACCGCATCTTCGACCCGCAGGTCGTCGACGAGCTGCACGCGGCCCCGCTGTCCGAGCGTGAGCGTCTGCTCGCCCTGCACCGCAGCACCAACTACTCGGTCGTCTCGCCCGAACTCATCGAGGCGCTCTACGCGACCGAATACCGCGAACGGGTGAGCGGTCGTCGCCGCCTGTTCATGCGTCGTGCCTCGGAGGTCGTGTCGGCGATCGAGATCGACGCGGGAGTCACCGTCGAGATCCGCGACAATCTCGAAGGCGACACCGAGACCCTCGAGTGCGATGCCGTGGTCCTCGCGACCGGCTTCGAGCCCACGCCTCTCACGCCGCTGCTGGGGGATCTCGCGCCCGAGACACCCGTTCTGTCCGTCGCCCGCGACTACCGTCTGCCGCTGCCCGAGAACGTCACGGCCGACGTCTACCTGCAGGGCGGAACCGAGAAGACACACGGTCTGACCGCGTCGTTGCTGTCCAACGCAGCGATCCGCGCGGGTGAGATCCTGACCTCGATCGTCGAACGCCGCGAGCTCCGTCTGCCCGGAGCCGGGGGAGGAATCGACGAGCTTGGTAGGATATCGGACCATCACACCTACGCAACAAGTGAGGCGAGATGAGCACGAATCCATTTGACGACGAAGACGGCCGCTTCTACGTCCTCATCAATGATGAGGAGCAGTACTCGCTGTGGCCGACCTTCGCCGAGGTTCCGCAGGGGTGGCGGGTGGTATTCGGCGAAGAGTCGCGCGCCGCTTGCGTCGAGTACGTCGAGCAGAATTGGACCGATATGCGTCCGAAGAGCCTTCGCGACGCAATGGAAGCCGACGAGAAGGCCCGCCAGGGCAGCTGAACGCTTCCGTCAGATCCGCCGAGAGTCACGCCCGCGCCGAAAGCGCAGCGTGGCTCTCGTCGTCTGTACGGACGATCCTGCCTCCCGGCCCGACGACGACCCGTGCGAAGCGACGGGGATCGGGCCCGTGGCCAGCGGACCCGACGCGATCGGGCCCGTGGGTATCGGGCCGGTCGCGATCGGTCCCGTCGCGAGGGGGCCCGTCCCGGGAGCTGTGGGTATCGGGCCGGTGTGCAGCGATCCCACCGGGATGGGACCCGTGGCGGGGCCGGGCGCCGGACGCCACACCGGGCGGTTCTTGTCGAGCCGGATCCGGGGGATACGCCGCAGCTGCGGGCGACGCAGCGCACCGACGCGGAGGACACCGCGCGGGTTGCGGGTGCGGCGGGCGAGCCATTCCCCGAGCGTGACACCCGCGGCGAGCGCGCACCCGATACCGAACGCCGAGAACAGCGCCGTCATGCCGGTGGCC harbors:
- a CDS encoding lysine N(6)-hydroxylase/L-ornithine N(5)-oxygenase family protein, encoding MTDRSSLVADDAGRSEGNSQGDVFDLVGIGFGPSNLALAIAVEEHNTDNPSSAIRARFFERRSAFAWHPGMLLEGATMQIAFPKDLVTFRNPTSSYSFFSYLHDRGRLVDFVNHQTFFPTRHEFQDYLQWAATRVDADVRYGTEVVSVETVRNHNGVADLFAVRTADGAVVYAHSVVVGVGLRARLPKWATESARCFHNHHFLFHIEDMPEPQHQRFVVVGAGQSAAEVVQYLHTHYPQAEVHNVFNRFGYSPADDSPYANRIFDPQVVDELHAAPLSERERLLALHRSTNYSVVSPELIEALYATEYRERVSGRRRLFMRRASEVVSAIEIDAGVTVEIRDNLEGDTETLECDAVVLATGFEPTPLTPLLGDLAPETPVLSVARDYRLPLPENVTADVYLQGGTEKTHGLTASLLSNAAIRAGEILTSIVERRELRLPGAGGGIDELGRISDHHTYATSEAR
- a CDS encoding MbtH family protein; the protein is MSTNPFDDEDGRFYVLINDEEQYSLWPTFAEVPQGWRVVFGEESRAACVEYVEQNWTDMRPKSLRDAMEADEKARQGS